Proteins from a genomic interval of Methanoplanus endosymbiosus:
- a CDS encoding transposase encodes MAIFGQKNSKIQSDTGLKLGKLELICDIIEDHISFPDGRYYDSKTIVRGTIAAACSKNSISGLVKMTDGLPSHTTCLKYLHNIDMEKLESDSSKILLLAGEGIIIEGRAYNFAIDKTLKPYYGVKDEEEDPNIIRNKKKASTTKFFAYMTLSIVDQDKHLTFLVIPWKDNDNNLDGIKTCVELIRSLGLKIKCLMLDREFYTGKIFSYLKESDVPHLMPVKQHGEELKKNLKGKKSKSFKHTLNSKSKFPVEIEIVDCIVYQMGKKGKNGVLHRAFVVYKVCKSPKSIRRLYKHRFAIESTYVLANKSGARTSTKDPVVRFYYFLISFIIQNHWVSIKWKRFAKLQRGPKVIYRDRFPLHHFITILIKEAWEHFHLLSLNEIAIS; translated from the coding sequence GTGGCAATATTTGGTCAAAAAAACAGCAAAATCCAGTCAGATACAGGACTGAAGCTTGGAAAACTTGAATTGATCTGTGATATTATTGAGGATCATATCTCCTTTCCAGATGGCAGATATTATGATTCAAAAACAATTGTAAGAGGAACAATAGCAGCGGCATGTTCTAAAAATTCGATTTCAGGACTTGTAAAAATGACAGATGGTTTGCCATCCCATACAACCTGTCTGAAATATTTACATAATATTGACATGGAGAAATTAGAATCAGATTCCTCTAAAATACTTTTATTGGCAGGGGAAGGCATAATTATAGAAGGCAGGGCTTACAATTTTGCTATTGATAAAACCCTCAAGCCATATTATGGGGTTAAAGACGAAGAAGAAGATCCTAATATTATACGCAACAAGAAGAAAGCATCGACAACCAAGTTCTTTGCTTACATGACTTTATCGATTGTGGACCAGGATAAGCACCTCACCTTTCTTGTTATTCCCTGGAAAGATAATGATAATAATTTAGATGGAATAAAAACATGTGTTGAGTTAATTCGGAGTTTAGGTCTGAAAATAAAATGTTTAATGTTAGACAGGGAGTTCTACACAGGTAAAATCTTTAGCTACCTAAAAGAATCAGATGTCCCACACCTCATGCCGGTGAAGCAACATGGTGAGGAACTCAAAAAGAATCTAAAAGGTAAAAAATCAAAATCCTTTAAACACACCCTAAATTCAAAATCAAAGTTCCCAGTGGAGATAGAAATAGTTGACTGTATTGTCTATCAAATGGGAAAGAAAGGCAAAAATGGTGTACTTCATCGAGCATTTGTAGTTTATAAGGTATGTAAATCTCCAAAATCGATTAGAAGATTGTATAAACACAGATTTGCCATTGAGTCCACATATGTCCTTGCTAATAAAAGTGGTGCAAGGACATCCACTAAGGATCCGGTAGTTAGGTTTTATTATTTTTTAATCTCTTTTATAATACAGAACCATTGGGTTTCAATCAAATGGAAGAGATTTGCAAAACTTCAGAGGGGACCAAAGGTAATTTATAGAGATCGATTTCCCTTGCACCATTTTATCACTATCTTAATTAAAGAGGCTTGGGAGCATTTCCATTTATTGAGCCTTAATGAAATTGCCATAAGCTGA